The following coding sequences are from one Neurospora crassa OR74A linkage group I, whole genome shotgun sequence window:
- a CDS encoding actin binding protein yields the protein MASLNLSIHGPSIKSSYQGVINGPAPSSASPTYAHWALFSVQAPLLNAFQDSGAKESILKVESTGDGELSDLIEDFNEGRIQFAFVKVKDPNSGLPKNVLIAWCGGGVPERTKGYFTSHLAAVSKILHGYHVQITARSDGDLSPESIVQKVADASGAKYTAGGSAPASAVAPPPVAKKPVFTPTTSTSASSFNPIVAARIRNHGGEDDDGWGVDAPPVTRTQLEKVASAYQPTKVNIAELRKNKDDSRSEETQKQNDRPEDIVKGGYQPIGKVDIAALRAQAKKTHDDRPVTVKGAYEPVGKVDIAAIRAKAQQRPTEPEELETPRSLAERTAVFTQAERLTELPKPKVAKKFVGSAAFTGTKAPTPAPLGFSSPAVPTATPIGAASRTFADQGGKTPAQIWAEKKAKQGGAVAFASTPSPAAAPIAAQKSGSEWKSGYAGKSWAPVQAPNYSRGLELHATGGSASQEQYEPEAPASPAGGISALRERFKDTAPVAVRTGSRSAPSVPSPGPATGEEGHTPPPLPTGSRPSGGFALPGLPSRPSVADDEEGNDERQLEEEVRALEPADQHEEEPSSPARIAVPIARSAVPEVEPAGNLPPRPVPVSQDLPKEEDLPVEEDTHDPRAAALNVASESLGQGVEVQQAGSDGGKRALVQYDYEKAEDNEIDLQEGDYVTNIQMVDDDWWMGTNAQGESGLFPSNYVEVVEDDEPAAAFSAAPTVAATQAPVVPSSAQAEAVAPATPADQVAGPTATAQFDYEAAEDNELSFPEGATITGLEFPDDDWWFGHYSGASGLFPANYVELNA from the exons ATGGCCTCCTTAAACCTGTCCATCCACGGGCCCTCCATTAAGAGCAGCTATCAGGGCGTCATCAACGGCCCTGCGCCATCTTCGGCATCTCCTACCTACGCACACTGGGCCCTTTTTTCCGTCCAGGCGCCTCTTTTGAATGCCTTCCAAGACTCTGGGGCAAAAGAGAGCATCCTGAAGGTCGAGAGCACTGGCG ATGGTGAGCTTTCCGACCTGATCGAGGACTTCAACGAGGGTCGCATTCAATTTGCCTTCGTCAAAGTCAAGGACCCCAACAGTGGACTTCCTAAGAACGTCTTGATTGCCTGGTGTGGCGGTGGTGTTCCCGAGCGAACAAAGGGGTACTTTACCAGCCATTTGGCCGCCGTCTCCAAGATTCTTCACGGCTACCATGTTCAAATAACAGCACGCTCCGACGGAGACCTTTCTCCCGAGTCTATTGTGCAAAAGGTTGCCGATGCTTCAGGCGCCAAATATACCGCCGGTGGTTCGGCACCCGCGTCAGCCGTTGCCCCGCCCCCCGTTGCAAAGAAGCCCGTTTTCACCccgactacctctacatcgGCCAGCTCTTTCAACCCCATTGTTGCCGCACGGATCCGGAATCACGGGGGCGAAGATGACGACGGCTGGGGTGTCGACGCACCGCCAGTCACGCGGACCCAGCTGGAGAAGGTCGCGTCTGCCTACCAGCCGACCAAGGTCAACATTGCCGAACTCAGAAAGAACAAAGATGACTCGCGTTCCGAAGAAACTCAGAAGCAAAATGACCGGCCGGAAGACATTGTTAAGGGTGGTTATCAGCCTATCGGAAAGGTTGATATTGCTGCTCTTCGCGCCCAAGCAAAGAAGACCCATGATGATCGGCCTGTAACCGTGAAGGGAGCCTATGAACCGGTGGGCAAGGTTGATATTGCCGCCATTCGCGCAAAGGCGCAACAACGTCCGACTGAACCGGAAGAATTGGAGACGCCCAGGAGTCTGGCAGAGAGGACTGCTGTATTTACGCAAGCAGAACGCTTGACCGAACTTCCCAAGCCCAAAGTTGCCAAGAAATTTGTAGGCAGCGCTGCATTTACTGGCACCAAAGCTCCCACGCCGGCTCCTCTCGGTTTCAGCTCGCCTGCAGTTCCTACCGCTACTCCTATTGGGGCTGCCAGCAGAACATTTGCGGATCAGGGAGGCAAGACGCCGGCCCAAATCtgggccgagaagaaggccaaacAAGGCGGTGCAGTTGCATTTGCGTCCACTCCCTCTCCCGCCGCTGCGCCTATTGCTGCCCAGAAGAGCGGCAGCGAATGGAAAAGCGGTTACGCGGGGAAGAGCTGGGCACCTGTGCAGGCACCCAATTACAGCCGAGGTCTTGAATTACACGCAACCGGAGGAAGCGCCTCGCAAGAGCAATATGAGCCTGAAGCACCTGCCTCACCGGCTGGCGGCATATCTGCGCTGCGCGAGAGATTCAAGGATACGGCACCTGTGGCGGTCCGTACGGGGTCACGGTCAGCACCAAGCGTGCCTTCTCCCGGCCCGGCCACTGGTGAAGAAGGGCATACTCCGCCGCCCCTGCCAACCGGAAGCCGTCCTTCCGGTGGCTTTGCTCTTCCTGGTCTGCCATCCCGGCCTTCTGTTgctgacgacgaggaagggAACGATGAAAGGCagctagaagaagaagtccgTGCACTCGAACCGGCCGACCAGCATGAAGAGGAGCCTTCGTCCCCTGCTCGCATCGCAGTCCCGATTGCTCGGAGCGCAGTGCCTGAGGTGGAGCCAGCTGGCAATCTGCCGCCCCGTCCGGTGCCCGTATCGCAGGATCTACCGAAAGAAGAGGACCTCCCCGTAGAGGAGGATACCCACGATCCGCGTGCTGCTGCCCTGAATGTTGCCAGCGAATCTCTTGGCCAGGGTGTCGAGGTTCAGCAGGCTGGTTCAGATGGTGGCAAGCGTGCTCTGGTACAATATGACTACGAGAAGGCCGAGGATAATGAGATTGATCTCCAGGAAGGTGACTATGTCACTAATATTCAGATGGTGGATGACGATTGGTGGATGGGAACCAATGCGCAAGGGGAGAGTGGACTTTTCCCTAGCAACTACGTGGAAGTCGTGGAAGACGATgagcctgctgctgctttcaGCGCAGCCCCAACAGTAGCGGCGACTCAAGCCCCTGTTGTGCCTTCATCTGCGCAGGCCGAAGCGGTAGCACCTGCAACTCCGGCCGATCAAGTTGCTGGCCCAACAGCGACGGCGCAGTTTGATTACGAGGCAGCAGAAGATAATG AGTTGAGCTTCCCCGAAGGAGCCACGATTACGGGTTTGGAGTTTCCCGATGATGACTGGTGGTTTGGCCACTACAGTGGAGCGTCAGGTCTGTTCCCCGCCAACTACGTTGAGCTTAATGCATGA